From Vicugna pacos chromosome 6, VicPac4, whole genome shotgun sequence, a single genomic window includes:
- the CCDC196 gene encoding putative coiled-coil domain-containing protein 196 isoform X6, translating into MTSASNSPGSYFSSKTRSSKIEGNYLKELSEDLKLRKQELLELFKPLEDRNSLLFQKLMSNLEEKQRSLQIMRQIMAGKGNDDSSVTELIKEAEEMKQNLERKNKMLRNEMEMLWNKTFNTEELSEQQKLLQLKNKADMQDGKLSSSSQAPKTPSSSRKTKNELEMLCAEKVKEIRKEKQQRKMEWVKYQEQAKIFQNEFSGKVIELRIEALKNYQKANDLKLSLYIQQNFEPKQAPLNLPGSQDFTVDSDFYLHGSAK; encoded by the exons ATGACAAGCGCTTCAAACTCGCCAGGATCTTACTTCTCCTCAAAAACAAG AAGTTCTAAAATCGAAGGCAACTATTTGAAGGAATTAAGTGAGGACTTAAAGCTAAGGAAGCAGGAGCTGCTGGAGCTGTTCAAACCTCTAGAAGACAGGAACAGCCTGTTATTCCAGAAGTTGATGTCTAACTTGGAGGAAAAACAAAGAAG TCTGCAGATCATGAGGCAGATCATGGCAGGGAAGGGGAATGATGACTCTTCAGTCACTGAGCTCATTAAGGAAGCAGAAGAGATGAAGCAGAATCTG gaaaggaaaaacaagatGCTTCGGAACGAAATGGAGATGCTATGGAACAAG ACATTCAACACCGAAGAACTCAGTGAGCAACAAAAACTACTGCAGTTGAAGAACAAAGCAGACATGCAGGATGGAAAG CTCTCTTCTTCATCACAGGCTCCTAAAACCCCCTCATCATCTAGGAAGACCAAGAATGAACTGGAGATGTTGTGTgcagagaaagtgaaggaaataAGGAAG GAAAAGCAACAGAGGAAAATGGAATGGGTCAAGTATCAGGAACAAGCCAAAATCTTTCAG AATGAGTTTAGTGGCAAAGTAATTGAGCTGAGAATTGAAGCCTTGAAGAACTACCAGAAGGCCAATGATCTCAAGTTATCACTGTACATACAGCAGAATTTTGAACCAAAGCAAGCACCTTTGAATCTTCCTGGGTCCCAAG
- the CCDC196 gene encoding putative coiled-coil domain-containing protein 196 isoform X5 — translation MTSASNSPGSYFSSKTRSSKIEGNYLKELSEDLKLRKQELLELFKPLEDRNSLLFQKLMSNLEEKQRSLQIMRQIMAGKGNDDSSVTELIKEAEEMKQNLERKNKMLRNEMEMLWNKTFNTEELSEQQKLLQLKNKADMQDGKLSSSSQAPKTPSSSRKTKNELEMLCAEKVKEIRKEKQQRKMEWVKYQEQAKIFQNEFSGKVIELRIEALKNYQKANDLKLSLYIQQNFEPKQAPLNLPGSQENSGIKDLHRTTRSSRKSV, via the exons ATGACAAGCGCTTCAAACTCGCCAGGATCTTACTTCTCCTCAAAAACAAG AAGTTCTAAAATCGAAGGCAACTATTTGAAGGAATTAAGTGAGGACTTAAAGCTAAGGAAGCAGGAGCTGCTGGAGCTGTTCAAACCTCTAGAAGACAGGAACAGCCTGTTATTCCAGAAGTTGATGTCTAACTTGGAGGAAAAACAAAGAAG TCTGCAGATCATGAGGCAGATCATGGCAGGGAAGGGGAATGATGACTCTTCAGTCACTGAGCTCATTAAGGAAGCAGAAGAGATGAAGCAGAATCTG gaaaggaaaaacaagatGCTTCGGAACGAAATGGAGATGCTATGGAACAAG ACATTCAACACCGAAGAACTCAGTGAGCAACAAAAACTACTGCAGTTGAAGAACAAAGCAGACATGCAGGATGGAAAG CTCTCTTCTTCATCACAGGCTCCTAAAACCCCCTCATCATCTAGGAAGACCAAGAATGAACTGGAGATGTTGTGTgcagagaaagtgaaggaaataAGGAAG GAAAAGCAACAGAGGAAAATGGAATGGGTCAAGTATCAGGAACAAGCCAAAATCTTTCAG AATGAGTTTAGTGGCAAAGTAATTGAGCTGAGAATTGAAGCCTTGAAGAACTACCAGAAGGCCAATGATCTCAAGTTATCACTGTACATACAGCAGAATTTTGAACCAAAGCAAGCACCTTTGAATCTTCCTGGGTCCCAAG